The following are encoded in a window of Deinococcus sedimenti genomic DNA:
- a CDS encoding MerR family transcriptional regulator — protein MTIPLMTIGAFAQASGLSAKALRLYDDLNLLRPAQVDEGSGYRRYDPAQVADARLIGLLRRADLPLSDIRSLLDTPASERPGALRAHLARLDRLHRERRDLTLYLLSRLQGETPMTLPPVQTRVQPDQPVATLTLHVFVADLPAAIKGGMQTLMDHVTSQGTVAGAPFVIFHGEVNADSDGPIEICVPYAGAVTPGGDVALRVEPARHEAFLALTREQFEFPQILAAYDATCAHATAHGTSVLRPREVYGYDWDGAAPGEPVGDVAWPYQPAP, from the coding sequence ATGACCATCCCACTCATGACCATCGGTGCGTTCGCACAGGCAAGCGGCCTGAGCGCCAAGGCGCTGCGCCTGTACGACGACCTGAACCTGCTGCGCCCCGCTCAGGTGGATGAGGGCAGCGGGTACCGCCGCTACGACCCGGCGCAGGTCGCGGACGCCCGGCTGATCGGCCTGCTGCGCCGCGCCGACCTGCCCCTGAGTGACATCCGCTCACTGCTGGACACGCCCGCTTCAGAGCGGCCCGGCGCGCTGCGCGCTCACCTCGCCCGGCTGGACCGCCTGCACCGCGAGCGGCGCGACCTGACCCTGTACCTCCTCTCACGCCTGCAAGGAGAGACCCCCATGACCCTGCCCCCCGTCCAGACCCGCGTTCAGCCCGATCAGCCGGTCGCCACCCTCACCCTCCACGTGTTCGTCGCGGACCTGCCCGCCGCGATCAAGGGCGGCATGCAGACCCTCATGGACCACGTCACCTCGCAGGGCACGGTGGCGGGCGCGCCGTTCGTGATCTTCCACGGCGAGGTGAACGCCGACAGCGACGGACCCATCGAGATCTGCGTGCCGTACGCCGGCGCGGTCACGCCCGGCGGGGACGTCGCCCTGCGCGTCGAACCCGCCCGGCACGAGGCGTTCCTGGCCCTGACCCGCGAGCAGTTCGAGTTCCCGCAGATCCTCGCCGCGTACGATGCCACCTGCGCCCACGCGACCGCCCACGGCACCAGCGTCCTGCGCCCCCGCGAGGTCTACGGCTACGACTGGGATGGCGCCGCGCCCGGCGAGCCGGTCGGGGACGTCGCGTGGCCGTACCAGCCCGCACCCTGA
- a CDS encoding App1 family protein: MFKTAFKALLPLLERGVQTADRAFSGYVQPRRARGKLLLQPYVGWGTPSRVELRGRVLLPRTVAPARRTDPRLRNAQNVLRRLFSREVGGVTVSGVLNGQRAAAVSDSDGYFTLEFTPPGPLPGGWHQVPLQLDGREVQASARVQVVADARFGVISDLDDTVLQSDVTSVPRMLSTVLTGNARTRLPFPGVGALYRALTRDGEARNPIFYVSSSPWNFFDLLWQFLDYRRIPLGPLFLRNWGMDLLGGHGGYKHGVIEQIFQRFPDLSFVLVGDSGEKDPEIYAEVVHRHPGRVLAVYIRDVTEAHRDEGVLKLREEVRKAGVDLVLAADSLNAASHAMAMGLITPGEYRSVLTSVARSYET; encoded by the coding sequence GTGTTCAAGACTGCTTTCAAGGCGCTGCTGCCCCTGCTGGAACGGGGTGTCCAGACGGCCGACCGCGCCTTCAGCGGATACGTGCAGCCCCGCCGGGCGCGCGGGAAGCTGCTGCTCCAGCCGTACGTCGGCTGGGGCACGCCCAGCCGCGTGGAACTGCGCGGGCGGGTGCTGCTGCCCCGCACCGTCGCGCCCGCCCGCCGCACCGACCCCCGGCTGCGCAACGCGCAGAACGTCCTGCGTCGCCTGTTCTCCCGCGAGGTGGGCGGCGTGACCGTCAGCGGCGTCCTGAACGGCCAGCGCGCCGCGGCCGTCAGTGACAGCGACGGGTACTTCACGCTGGAGTTCACGCCGCCCGGCCCGCTGCCCGGCGGGTGGCATCAGGTGCCGCTGCAACTCGACGGGCGCGAGGTGCAGGCCAGCGCCCGCGTGCAGGTCGTCGCGGACGCCCGCTTCGGCGTGATCAGCGACCTCGACGACACGGTGCTGCAGTCCGACGTGACCAGCGTGCCGCGCATGCTCAGCACCGTCCTGACCGGTAACGCCCGCACGCGCCTGCCGTTCCCGGGCGTGGGTGCCCTGTACCGCGCGCTGACCCGCGACGGCGAGGCCCGCAACCCCATCTTCTACGTGTCCAGCAGCCCCTGGAACTTCTTCGACCTGCTGTGGCAGTTCCTGGATTACCGCCGCATTCCGCTGGGCCCGCTGTTCCTGCGGAACTGGGGCATGGACCTGCTCGGCGGGCACGGCGGGTACAAGCACGGCGTGATCGAACAGATCTTCCAGCGCTTCCCGGACCTGAGTTTCGTGCTGGTGGGCGACAGCGGCGAGAAGGATCCGGAAATCTACGCGGAGGTCGTGCACCGCCACCCGGGCCGCGTGCTGGCCGTGTACATCCGCGACGTGACCGAGGCGCACCGCGACGAGGGCGTCCTGAAACTCCGCGAGGAGGTCCGCAAGGCGGGCGTGGACCTCGTGCTGGCCGCCGACAGCCTGAACGCCGCGAGTCACGCCATGGCGATGGGCCTGATCACGCCCGGCGAGTACCGCAGCGTCCTGACCAGCGTGGCGCGCAGCTACGAGACCTGA
- a CDS encoding glycerophosphodiester phosphodiesterase, with protein sequence MTPLLLGHRGAPALHRENTLTGFQAALDAGLDGVELDVRRLGDGTLVVHHDAKLEEGRALPTLRAAELPAFVPTLDAALAWAADTGAFVNVELKHEAARPDDRVGRTLDAIRAHGLTRRVIVSSFMPTLLRAARDAAPDTPRGLLTHKPYPPLLVRAVMAWTGSAALHPHHALIDAALMDTARLRGWQVNTWTVNDPAEAARLSALGVHALIGDHPDVLLRARLPPASS encoded by the coding sequence ATGACGCCACTCCTGCTGGGCCACCGGGGCGCGCCCGCCCTGCACCGCGAGAACACCCTGACCGGCTTCCAGGCCGCGCTGGACGCCGGACTGGACGGCGTGGAACTGGACGTACGCCGCCTCGGCGACGGGACGCTGGTGGTGCACCACGACGCCAAGCTGGAAGAAGGCCGGGCGCTCCCCACGCTGCGCGCCGCCGAGCTGCCCGCCTTCGTCCCGACGCTGGACGCCGCGCTGGCCTGGGCGGCGGACACCGGAGCGTTCGTGAACGTGGAACTCAAGCACGAAGCGGCCCGGCCCGACGACCGGGTGGGCCGCACGCTGGACGCCATCCGAGCGCACGGCCTCACCCGACGCGTGATCGTGAGTTCGTTCATGCCGACCCTGCTGCGCGCCGCGCGCGACGCCGCGCCGGACACCCCGCGCGGCCTCCTGACCCACAAACCGTACCCGCCGCTGCTGGTGCGCGCCGTGATGGCCTGGACCGGCAGCGCCGCCCTGCACCCCCACCACGCGCTGATCGACGCGGCCCTGATGGACACCGCGCGGCTCAGAGGCTGGCAGGTGAACACCTGGACCGTCAACGACCCCGCCGAGGCCGCCCGCCTGAGCGCCCTCGGCGTGCACGCCCTGATCGGGGATCACCCGGACGTGCTGCTGCGCGCCCGGCTGCCTCCCGCCTCCTCCTAA
- a CDS encoding glycoside hydrolase family 16 protein, translating into MTTSPRSVLLLLGAALSACSQTPSPVLGAQAVSGDFSRWGMTWSPSTWKNGDPLFGCTFSKNNLTLGSGSDAAVYGWLDSSTCSEIKSNRWKTQGTRFGGDLYVPNVAGTTTTLFTYFNDGTVWNEIDVEFVPSRGSLHPALIYRNGGSRYVYEAWIPAASNAWHRVDVNWTASSIVWTLNGRVVFTMYRNASLPLGATVVTGSGSSMQIPAAAWPTRSQQLIANFWRGSTTADARGFLGSYGGGTGQAIWNNLY; encoded by the coding sequence ATGACCACGTCCCCCCGATCCGTCCTCCTGCTGCTCGGCGCGGCCCTCAGCGCCTGCAGCCAGACCCCCAGCCCCGTCTTGGGCGCGCAGGCCGTCAGCGGCGACTTCAGCCGCTGGGGCATGACCTGGAGCCCCTCCACCTGGAAGAACGGCGACCCGCTGTTCGGCTGCACCTTCTCGAAGAACAACCTCACCCTGGGAAGCGGCAGCGACGCCGCCGTGTACGGCTGGCTGGACAGCAGCACCTGCAGCGAGATCAAATCCAACCGCTGGAAAACCCAGGGCACCCGCTTCGGCGGGGACCTGTACGTCCCGAACGTCGCGGGCACCACCACCACCCTGTTCACGTACTTCAACGACGGCACCGTCTGGAACGAGATCGACGTGGAATTCGTCCCCAGCCGCGGCAGCCTGCACCCCGCCCTGATCTACCGCAACGGCGGCAGCCGCTACGTGTACGAGGCGTGGATTCCCGCCGCCAGCAACGCCTGGCACCGCGTGGACGTCAACTGGACCGCCAGCAGCATCGTCTGGACCCTGAACGGCCGGGTCGTGTTCACCATGTACCGCAACGCGTCCCTGCCGCTGGGCGCGACTGTCGTGACCGGCAGCGGCAGCAGCATGCAGATCCCGGCTGCCGCGTGGCCCACCCGCAGCCAGCAGCTCATCGCGAACTTCTGGCGGGGCAGCACCACCGCCGACGCCCGCGGCTTCCTCGGCTCGTACGGGGGCGGCACCGGGCAGGCCATCTGGAACAACCTCTACTGA
- the glgX gene encoding glycogen debranching protein GlgX, with product MTTTPPLRPGRPYPLGATWDGKGTNFALYSENASGVELCLFDEQGNETRVPLREQTAFVWHGYLKGVQPGQRYGYRVHGEYAPERGLRFNPNVVLLDPYAKALDGTEQFDRGVFGYVPGGEDSVMQEEEQRGAPLGIVVNPAFDWGDSQKPDVPFHQSVIYEAHVKGLTMTHPDVPDELRGTYAGIATEPILFYLRELGITSLELMPVHQHVDDPFLLDKGLTNYWGYSTLSFFAPDVRYSAEARRGNPAGAVDEFKQMVKALHASGIEVILDVVYNHTAEGNHMGPTMSFKGIDNPTYYRLVAEDPRFYFDYTGTGNSLNVRHPQTLQLIMDSLRYWVTDMHVDGFRFDLASTLARGLHEVDQLSGFFTIIHQDPIIGQVKLIAEPWDVGEGGYQVGNFPVNWAEWNGIYRDDMRAFWKGDGGLASEIGYRLTGSSDLYQNDGRKPYASINFVTAHDGFTLRDTVTYEQKHNDANQEGGNDGHNHNITWNCGAEGETDDPAINALRRQQQRNFLATLLLGQGTPMLLGGDEIGRTQGGNNNAYCQDNEISWYDWSSLDEELLAFTKKVIGLRKAHPSLHRRKFFSGRTIRGEDVRDIVWLRFDGEEMSDEDWSNPQTASMGIFLDGNGLDDVDERGEPLLDDHLLLLLNASHVDLPFRLPDLAGCQEWELALDTADDQASGTVQAGEETNLTARSVKLYRCPRQ from the coding sequence ATGACCACCACTCCCCCCCTCCGCCCCGGCCGCCCCTACCCCCTGGGGGCCACCTGGGACGGCAAAGGCACCAATTTCGCCCTGTACTCCGAGAACGCCAGCGGCGTGGAGCTGTGCCTGTTCGACGAGCAGGGCAACGAGACCCGCGTGCCGCTGCGCGAGCAGACCGCGTTTGTGTGGCACGGCTACCTGAAGGGCGTCCAGCCGGGGCAGCGCTACGGGTACCGCGTGCACGGCGAGTACGCACCAGAACGCGGCCTGCGTTTCAACCCGAACGTCGTGCTGCTCGACCCCTACGCCAAGGCGCTGGACGGCACCGAGCAGTTCGACCGGGGCGTGTTCGGCTACGTGCCCGGCGGTGAGGACAGCGTCATGCAGGAGGAGGAGCAGCGCGGCGCGCCCCTGGGCATCGTCGTGAACCCCGCCTTTGACTGGGGGGACAGCCAGAAACCGGACGTGCCCTTCCATCAGTCCGTGATCTACGAGGCGCACGTCAAGGGCCTGACCATGACCCACCCGGACGTGCCGGACGAACTGCGCGGCACGTACGCCGGGATCGCCACCGAACCGATCCTCTTCTACCTGCGGGAACTGGGCATCACCAGCCTGGAACTGATGCCCGTGCATCAGCACGTGGACGATCCCTTCCTGCTCGACAAGGGCCTGACGAACTACTGGGGGTACAGCACCCTGTCGTTCTTCGCACCGGACGTCCGCTACAGCGCCGAGGCGCGGCGCGGCAACCCCGCTGGGGCCGTGGACGAGTTCAAGCAGATGGTCAAGGCCCTGCACGCCAGCGGCATCGAGGTCATCCTGGACGTGGTGTACAACCACACCGCCGAAGGCAACCACATGGGGCCCACCATGTCCTTCAAGGGCATCGACAACCCCACGTACTACCGACTGGTCGCCGAGGACCCCCGCTTCTACTTCGACTACACCGGCACCGGCAACAGCCTGAACGTCCGCCACCCGCAGACGCTGCAGCTGATCATGGACAGCCTGCGCTACTGGGTGACGGACATGCACGTGGACGGCTTCCGCTTCGACCTTGCCAGCACGCTGGCGCGCGGTCTGCACGAGGTGGATCAGCTGTCTGGCTTCTTCACGATCATCCACCAGGACCCCATCATCGGGCAAGTCAAGCTGATCGCCGAACCCTGGGACGTCGGTGAGGGCGGCTACCAGGTCGGGAACTTCCCCGTGAACTGGGCCGAGTGGAACGGCATCTACCGCGACGACATGCGCGCCTTCTGGAAGGGCGACGGCGGACTGGCGTCCGAGATCGGGTACCGCCTGACCGGCAGCAGTGACCTGTACCAGAACGACGGCCGGAAACCCTACGCGAGCATCAACTTCGTGACCGCACACGACGGCTTCACGCTACGCGACACCGTCACGTACGAGCAGAAACACAACGACGCCAACCAGGAAGGCGGCAACGACGGGCACAACCACAACATCACCTGGAACTGCGGCGCGGAAGGTGAGACGGACGACCCCGCCATCAACGCCCTGAGACGGCAGCAGCAGCGCAACTTCCTGGCGACCCTGCTGCTGGGGCAGGGCACGCCGATGCTGCTGGGCGGCGACGAGATCGGCCGCACGCAGGGCGGAAACAACAACGCCTACTGCCAGGACAATGAGATCAGCTGGTACGACTGGTCGAGCCTGGACGAGGAGCTGCTTGCGTTCACGAAGAAGGTCATCGGGCTGCGCAAGGCCCACCCGTCCCTGCACCGCCGCAAGTTCTTCAGTGGCCGCACCATCCGCGGCGAGGACGTCCGCGACATCGTGTGGCTGCGCTTCGACGGCGAGGAGATGAGCGACGAGGACTGGAGCAACCCCCAGACCGCGAGCATGGGCATCTTCCTGGACGGCAACGGCCTGGACGACGTGGACGAGCGCGGCGAGCCGCTGCTGGACGACCACCTGCTGCTGCTGCTGAACGCCTCGCACGTGGATCTGCCGTTCCGCCTGCCGGACCTCGCCGGGTGCCAGGAATGGGAACTGGCCCTCGACACGGCCGACGATCAGGCCAGCGGCACCGTGCAGGCCGGAGAGGAAACCAACCTCACGGCGCGCAGCGTGAAGCTGTACCGCTGCCCCCGGCAGTAA
- a CDS encoding glycoside hydrolase family 9 protein, translating to MPHPQPASPARPLHLTALSCALLLSACAAVTPATPPPTVTLSSSAASLDASGPLRLSATVTGSASRVIFYDRGVKLGEDTTAPYEFTVNADPGLNGTHAYSAQAVAGDVAGISAPVSVQIRIADTRTTELLNNGDFSQGLNPWWTAGTAATTSGGEACLNITQPGSNPWDVLFGQGGVGLNEGGTYTLNFTARAAQPTSFKTLLQFDGAPYTNYFVQDVDVTGQPKTFTFTFTMAQPGDAKAAFQFQLGAKAATTVCFSRISLTGPAFGSAVPAPGADDLNLVRLNQTGYLPDRPKLAALPFDSDRPLPWTLLDGTRAVASGVTRVFGADAASGEHVHQVDFSAVTTPADGLVLDVAGFRSHPFRIGRVYDGLKRDALAYFYHSRSGTPIQAKYVGDTWARPAGHAGSSPNQGDTRVSCFKGTDQAGNVWPGCGYELDASGGWYDAGDHGKYVVNGGVSVWTLLNLAERDARLNIPDADGSLSIPESGNGRSDLLDEVRWELDFMMRMQVPDGQTLHLPRGDQRGVPLTLTPTPAGGLVHQKLTDVAWTGLPLRPDQDPQPRAVYYPTTAATLNLAGVAAQCARVYRAADPAFADRCLSAARRAWQAARAAPDVYAYDLFVGGGPYDDTDVSDEFYWAAAELYATTGEAAFLEALRASPLFLQMPEGRELGWSDLTAAGTLTLASVPTALPGTDVQQARANVVAAARAFRDAAGTQGYRLPMTGATATWGSNSGVLNRSVVMGAAWDFTGDDSFVNVVLEGLNYLLGRNPMDKSYVSGYGERPLLNPHHRFWARSLDAALPGPPRGVVSGGPNSVNFSDPVAAKLKGRCVGLRCYTDDIGAYTMNEVTINWNAPLAWVAAFVEHSTRR from the coding sequence ATGCCGCACCCCCAGCCCGCCAGTCCCGCCCGCCCCCTGCACCTGACCGCGCTGTCCTGCGCGCTGCTCCTCAGCGCCTGCGCCGCCGTCACCCCCGCCACGCCGCCGCCCACCGTCACGCTGAGCAGTAGCGCCGCCAGCCTGGACGCCAGCGGCCCGCTGCGCCTGAGCGCGACCGTGACGGGCAGCGCCAGCCGCGTGATCTTCTACGACCGGGGCGTGAAACTCGGCGAGGACACGACCGCCCCGTACGAGTTCACGGTGAACGCCGACCCTGGCCTGAACGGCACGCACGCCTACTCCGCGCAGGCCGTGGCGGGGGACGTGGCGGGGATCTCCGCGCCGGTCAGCGTGCAGATCCGCATCGCGGACACCCGCACGACCGAACTGCTGAACAACGGGGACTTCAGTCAGGGCCTGAACCCGTGGTGGACCGCCGGAACGGCCGCCACCACGTCCGGCGGCGAGGCCTGCCTGAACATCACGCAGCCGGGCAGCAACCCCTGGGACGTGCTGTTCGGGCAGGGCGGCGTGGGCCTGAACGAGGGCGGCACGTACACCCTGAACTTCACGGCGCGCGCCGCGCAGCCCACGTCGTTCAAGACGCTGCTGCAGTTCGACGGCGCGCCGTACACCAACTACTTCGTGCAGGACGTGGACGTGACCGGCCAGCCGAAGACCTTCACGTTCACGTTCACGATGGCGCAGCCGGGCGACGCGAAGGCCGCGTTCCAGTTCCAGCTGGGCGCGAAGGCCGCCACGACCGTGTGCTTCAGCCGCATTTCACTGACCGGCCCGGCCTTCGGCAGCGCGGTGCCCGCCCCCGGCGCGGACGACCTGAATCTCGTGCGGCTCAACCAGACCGGGTACCTGCCGGACCGGCCGAAACTGGCGGCCCTGCCGTTCGACTCGGACCGGCCGCTGCCGTGGACGTTGCTGGACGGCACGCGCGCGGTCGCCAGCGGCGTGACGCGCGTGTTCGGCGCGGACGCCGCGTCCGGCGAGCATGTGCATCAGGTGGACTTCAGTGCCGTGACCACCCCGGCGGACGGGCTGGTGCTGGATGTCGCGGGGTTCCGCAGTCACCCGTTCCGGATCGGGCGCGTGTACGACGGCCTGAAACGCGACGCGCTGGCGTACTTCTACCACAGCCGCAGCGGCACGCCCATCCAGGCGAAGTACGTCGGGGACACCTGGGCCCGCCCGGCCGGTCACGCGGGCAGCAGCCCGAACCAGGGGGACACGCGCGTCAGCTGCTTCAAGGGGACCGATCAGGCCGGGAACGTCTGGCCCGGCTGCGGGTACGAACTGGACGCCAGCGGCGGCTGGTACGACGCCGGTGATCACGGGAAGTACGTCGTGAACGGCGGCGTGAGCGTCTGGACGCTGCTGAACCTCGCCGAGCGGGACGCGCGCCTGAACATCCCGGACGCGGACGGCAGCCTGAGCATCCCGGAAAGCGGGAACGGCCGCAGCGACCTGCTGGACGAGGTCCGCTGGGAACTGGACTTCATGATGCGCATGCAGGTCCCGGACGGGCAGACCCTGCACCTCCCGCGCGGTGACCAGCGCGGCGTCCCGCTGACCCTGACGCCCACCCCGGCGGGCGGGCTGGTGCACCAGAAACTCACGGACGTCGCCTGGACCGGGCTGCCGCTGCGCCCTGATCAGGATCCGCAGCCGCGCGCGGTGTACTACCCGACGACCGCCGCGACCCTGAACCTCGCGGGCGTGGCGGCGCAGTGCGCCCGCGTGTACCGCGCCGCCGACCCGGCGTTCGCGGACCGCTGCCTGAGCGCCGCGCGCCGCGCGTGGCAGGCCGCGCGGGCCGCGCCGGACGTGTACGCGTACGACCTGTTCGTGGGCGGCGGCCCATACGACGACACGGACGTCAGCGACGAGTTCTACTGGGCGGCGGCGGAACTGTACGCCACGACCGGCGAGGCGGCGTTCCTGGAGGCGCTGCGGGCCAGTCCGCTGTTCCTGCAGATGCCTGAAGGGCGTGAACTGGGCTGGAGTGACCTGACGGCTGCGGGCACCCTGACGCTCGCCAGCGTGCCCACGGCGCTGCCCGGCACGGACGTGCAGCAGGCCCGCGCGAACGTCGTGGCGGCGGCGCGGGCGTTCCGGGACGCGGCGGGTACGCAGGGGTACCGCCTGCCGATGACCGGCGCGACCGCCACGTGGGGGTCGAACAGCGGCGTGCTGAACCGCTCGGTCGTGATGGGCGCCGCGTGGGATTTCACGGGTGACGACTCGTTCGTGAATGTCGTGCTGGAGGGCCTGAATTACCTGCTGGGCCGCAACCCGATGGACAAGTCGTACGTGTCCGGGTACGGCGAGCGGCCACTGCTGAACCCGCACCACCGCTTCTGGGCGCGGTCGCTGGACGCGGCGCTGCCCGGCCCGCCGCGCGGGGTGGTGTCGGGCGGCCCGAACAGCGTGAACTTCAGCGATCCGGTCGCCGCCAAGCTCAAGGGCCGCTGCGTGGGCCTGCGCTGCTACACGGACGATATCGGCGCGTACACCATGAACGAGGTGACCATCAACTGGAACGCGCCGCTGGCGTGGGTGGCGGCGTTCGTGGAGCACAGCACCCGCCGCTGA
- a CDS encoding LacI family DNA-binding transcriptional regulator, with the protein MTHGVTINEVAREAGVSISTVSRIINGTAFVADDKRRAVETAMQRLGFQPNYLARTLITGRSMTVGVIAEDIVSPFYADVIRGIEHALLDTPYQPILNSGHWSTRHETRAIDTLIYRKVDALLLLGSTLGDDTLRDVAARVPLILFGRNLPGLEAHCLTLDQRGAAAQATRHLIDLGHRRILHLYGPASQQDAQERREGYRDALRANDLPLHPELELPGDFVEAAAAQAVTHLLDARVPFTAVFAGNDQMAAGARLALHRRGLRVPDDVSLIGFDDLPASAFTIPPLTTVRQPTYQIGQALARHVLHVLAGEASSLPDFDLPLILRESTRPLR; encoded by the coding sequence ATGACGCACGGCGTCACCATCAACGAGGTCGCCCGCGAGGCCGGGGTGTCCATCAGCACCGTCTCGCGGATCATCAACGGCACGGCGTTCGTCGCGGACGACAAGCGCCGCGCCGTCGAGACCGCCATGCAGCGCCTGGGTTTCCAGCCGAACTACCTCGCCCGGACGCTCATCACCGGGCGCAGCATGACCGTCGGCGTGATCGCCGAGGACATCGTCAGTCCCTTCTACGCCGACGTGATCCGCGGCATCGAGCACGCGCTGCTCGACACGCCCTACCAGCCCATCCTGAACAGCGGGCACTGGTCCACCCGGCACGAGACGCGCGCCATCGACACCCTGATCTACCGCAAGGTGGACGCCCTGCTGCTGCTGGGCAGCACCCTGGGGGACGACACGCTGCGGGACGTGGCCGCGCGCGTCCCGCTGATCCTGTTCGGCCGGAACCTGCCCGGCCTGGAGGCGCACTGCCTGACCCTCGACCAGCGGGGCGCCGCCGCGCAGGCGACCCGGCACCTCATCGACCTGGGCCACCGGCGCATCCTGCACCTGTACGGCCCGGCCAGTCAGCAGGACGCCCAGGAACGCCGCGAAGGATACCGCGACGCCCTGCGGGCCAACGACCTGCCCCTGCACCCCGAACTGGAACTCCCGGGGGATTTCGTCGAGGCAGCCGCCGCGCAGGCCGTGACCCACCTGCTGGACGCGCGCGTGCCGTTCACGGCCGTGTTCGCCGGGAACGACCAGATGGCCGCCGGGGCCAGACTGGCCCTGCACCGCCGCGGGCTGCGCGTCCCGGACGACGTGTCCCTGATCGGCTTCGACGACCTGCCCGCCAGCGCGTTCACCATCCCGCCCCTGACGACCGTCCGGCAGCCCACCTACCAGATCGGGCAGGCGCTCGCCCGGCACGTCCTGCACGTCCTGGCGGGCGAGGCGTCCAGCCTGCCGGACTTCGACCTGCCGCTGATCCTGCGGGAATCCACCCGGCCACTGCGTTGA
- a CDS encoding ABC transporter substrate-binding protein, whose amino-acid sequence MTRALLPLLTLSLIASASAQQAKELRLGVFPNVTHAAGLVGVQRGLIQKNLPDGVKLVVKEFANGSQINEAFAAGAIDAAYVGPGPAMNAFMRGVPIQVYAGAANAGAVLVARKDSGVRNVKGLAGKKVAVPTRGSTQDISLRHLLHENGLKATDEGGNVSIVPIDPANMPAAFAAKQVDAALVQEPWGAVMETQGAKLIVNEKGIWEGGNYTTTVLTVNTKYAAANADTVKGLLKGHLAAITYIKSSNAGAQKAVAEQIYAFTGKRPNTNELFKALARTRVTWDINLKTLAEYAQLNREAGFAREVPDLNRFVNLDLIRSLAK is encoded by the coding sequence ATGACCCGTGCCCTGCTCCCCCTCCTGACCCTCTCCCTGATCGCCAGTGCCAGCGCGCAGCAGGCGAAAGAACTGCGCCTGGGCGTGTTCCCGAACGTCACCCACGCCGCCGGACTGGTCGGCGTGCAGCGCGGCCTGATCCAGAAGAACCTCCCCGACGGCGTGAAACTGGTCGTCAAGGAATTCGCCAACGGCAGCCAGATCAACGAGGCCTTTGCCGCGGGCGCCATCGACGCCGCGTACGTCGGCCCCGGCCCCGCCATGAACGCCTTCATGCGCGGCGTGCCCATCCAGGTGTACGCGGGCGCCGCGAACGCCGGAGCGGTGCTGGTCGCTCGCAAGGACAGCGGCGTGCGCAACGTCAAGGGGCTGGCCGGGAAGAAGGTCGCGGTGCCCACGCGCGGCAGCACGCAGGACATCAGCCTGCGGCACCTGCTGCACGAGAACGGCCTGAAAGCCACCGACGAGGGCGGCAACGTCAGCATCGTGCCCATCGACCCGGCGAACATGCCCGCCGCGTTCGCCGCGAAGCAGGTGGACGCCGCGCTCGTGCAGGAACCCTGGGGCGCCGTCATGGAAACGCAGGGCGCCAAGCTGATCGTGAACGAGAAGGGCATCTGGGAGGGCGGGAACTACACCACCACCGTCCTGACTGTGAACACGAAGTACGCTGCCGCGAACGCCGACACCGTCAAGGGCCTCCTGAAGGGGCACCTCGCCGCGATCACCTACATCAAGAGCAGCAACGCCGGCGCGCAGAAGGCCGTCGCCGAGCAGATCTACGCCTTCACCGGCAAGCGCCCCAACACGAACGAGCTGTTCAAGGCGCTGGCCCGCACGCGCGTCACGTGGGACATCAACCTGAAGACCCTCGCGGAGTACGCGCAGCTGAACAGGGAGGCGGGCTTCGCGCGGGAGGTGCCGGACCTGAACCGCTTCGTGAACCTGGACCTGATCCGCAGTCTCGCCAAGTAA